The Corylus avellana chromosome ca8, CavTom2PMs-1.0 genome has a segment encoding these proteins:
- the LOC132190744 gene encoding molybdate transporter 1-like, with the protein MDSQQPNKDSHKPSSGSFPANIIDKLKANLVFRSKWAELNGAMGDLGTFIPIVLALTLANDLNLGTALIFTGIYNILTGAIYGVPMPVQPMKAIAAAAISGSSEFGVPEIMAAGILTGGILFLLGVTGLMQVVYKIIPLSVVRGVQLAQGLSFALTAVKYVRKVQDFSKSKAGKNRPWIGLDGLVLAIVCACFIVIVNGAGQEKEEDDDEREIGGVLGDEEVERQGRRRRRRIRKVIFSLPSAFMVFLLGVVFAFIRPRVVGDIKFGPSSIEVVKISKHAWKEGFIKGTIPQLPLSILNSVIAVCKLSSDLFPGRDFSATSLSVTVGLMNVVGCWFGAMPSCHGAGGLAGQYKFGGRSGGTTRN; encoded by the coding sequence ATGGACTCCCAACAACCCAACAAAGATTCCCACAAACCCTCCTCCGGCAGCTTTCCGGCCAACATCATAGACAAACTGAAAGCCAATCTGGTTTTCCGATCGAAATGGGCTGAGTTGAACGGTGCAATGGGGGACTTGGGCACGTTTATACCGATAGTTTTGGCCTTGACACTAGCAAATGACCTTAACTTAGGCACAGCATTGATATTCACCGGAATCTACAACATTCTCACCGGCGCAATATACGGTGTCCCCATGCCTGTGCAACCCATGAAGGCCATTGCCGCCGCAGCAATTTCTGGGTCTTCTGAATTTGGGGTCCCAGAAATCATGGCTGCCGGAATACTGACCGGAGGGATTTTATTTCTTCTGGGTGTCACTGGGTTGATGCAGGTAGTGTACAAGATAATTCCTCTGTCTGTTGTCAGGGGTGTCCAGCTGGCACAGGGCTTGTCATTTGCTCTGACCGCCGTCAAATACGTTAGAAAAGTTCAGGATTTTTCTAAGTCCAAAGCTGGGAAGAATAGGCCCTGGATTGGTTTGGATGGGTTGGTGTTGGCAATTGTTTGTGcatgttttattgttattgttaatgGTGCAGGGCAGGAAAAAGAGGAGGATGAtgatgagagagagattggTGGTGTTTTAGGTGATGAGGAGGTGGAAAGGcaggggaggaggaggagaagaagaatcAGAAAAGTAATCTTCTCACTTCCTTCAGCTTTCATGGTGTTTCTGTTGGGTGTGGTTTTTGCTTTTATAAGGCCTAGAGTGGTGGGAGACATTAAATTTGGACCGTCATCTATTGAAGTAGTAAAGATATCTAAGCATGCATGGAAGGAAGGGTTCATCAAGGGCACAATTCCTCAACTCCCCTTGTCAATATTGAATTCTGTGATTGCTGTCTGCAAGCTGTCGTCGGATCTTTTTCCGGGGAGGGACTTCTCAGCAACGTCGCTTTCAGTGACCGTTGGGCTAATGAACGTGGTCGGGTGCTGGTTCGGAGCCATGCCTAGCTGCCACGGTGCCGGCGGGCTAGCCGGGCAGTACAAGTTTGGTGGGAGGAGTGGTggcactacaagaaattag